The proteins below are encoded in one region of Limnochorda pilosa:
- the hemW gene encoding radical SAM family heme chaperone HemW: MEPGQAAAPGALGRPERGLYVHVPFCIRKCYYCDFNSFRLRGPERDRFLDHLEREAHLWVGRLGVPAGGSRATGGRAAVDTVYLGGGTPTTLEPRQIERLFRMVRDRFAVAPGAEISVEANPGTLTPEKLAALREAGVTRISLGAQVFDDTLLRRLGREHDAAAIETSVALAREAGIPSLNLDLIFALPGQTLAGWRETLRRALALEPDHLSCYGLIIEEGTPFYRWHQQGRLPLPGEEAELAMYLEAIDTLEAAGLAQYEVSNFARPGHACRHNLIYWRNGPYLGLGPGAHGFWGGVRRANLGPLPAYEAALAAGRLPLTTEEPVTPDLEMDETMLMGLRLTREGVARRAFQARFGRTLDEVYGGAIQGLSEQGLLEDTGERIRLSRRGLPVANQVFMAFLRDDRKAY; this comes from the coding sequence GTGGAGCCGGGCCAGGCCGCCGCCCCGGGGGCGCTCGGTCGCCCGGAGCGGGGGCTCTACGTCCACGTGCCCTTCTGCATCCGCAAGTGCTACTACTGCGACTTCAACTCCTTCCGGCTGCGCGGGCCCGAGCGCGATCGGTTCCTGGACCACCTGGAGCGGGAGGCGCACCTCTGGGTGGGGCGCCTGGGCGTGCCGGCAGGGGGTTCCCGGGCGACCGGGGGCCGCGCGGCTGTCGACACCGTCTACCTGGGCGGAGGCACCCCCACCACCCTGGAGCCCCGGCAGATCGAGCGCCTCTTCCGCATGGTGCGCGACCGCTTCGCCGTGGCCCCCGGCGCCGAGATCAGCGTGGAGGCCAACCCGGGCACGCTTACCCCTGAGAAGCTGGCCGCCCTGCGGGAGGCGGGGGTCACCCGGATCTCCCTGGGTGCCCAGGTCTTCGACGACACCCTCCTCCGGCGGCTGGGGCGCGAGCACGACGCGGCCGCGATCGAAACCAGCGTGGCCCTTGCTCGGGAGGCCGGGATTCCCTCCCTCAACCTCGACCTGATCTTCGCCCTCCCCGGCCAGACCCTGGCGGGCTGGCGGGAGACCCTTCGCCGGGCCCTGGCCCTGGAACCCGACCACCTCTCCTGCTACGGCCTCATCATCGAGGAGGGGACCCCCTTCTACCGGTGGCACCAGCAGGGCCGGCTTCCCCTGCCGGGCGAGGAGGCGGAGCTGGCCATGTACCTGGAGGCCATCGACACCCTGGAGGCCGCGGGGCTGGCCCAGTACGAGGTCTCGAACTTCGCCCGCCCGGGCCACGCGTGCCGGCACAACCTGATCTACTGGCGGAACGGGCCCTACCTGGGGCTGGGGCCGGGCGCGCACGGCTTCTGGGGCGGGGTGCGACGGGCCAACCTGGGGCCCCTGCCCGCCTACGAGGCCGCGCTGGCTGCCGGCCGGCTCCCCCTGACCACCGAGGAGCCGGTGACACCCGACCTGGAGATGGACGAGACGATGCTGATGGGGCTCCGGCTCACCCGGGAAGGGGTGGCGCGCCGGGCGTTCCAGGCCCGCTTCGGCCGCACCCTGGACGAGGTGTACGGCGGGGCCATCCAGGGCCTGAGCGAGCAGGGTTTGCTGGAGGACACGGGCGAGCGGATCCGGCTCTCCCGGCGGGGCCTGCCCGTAGCCAACCAGGTGTTCATGGCCTTCCTGCGGGACGATCGGAAAGCTTACTGA
- the spoIIP gene encoding stage II sporulation protein P — MLISELPLLSREAAAPAVSERPGGADLPGGGRQPAPPEPPAPAPEPPRLVPGAPGEPLVLIYHSHTSETYREPGRELLPAASYHRFNSRETGVVRAGAALAQALEARGVPALHDTGVYDYPSHPSAYLESGRAVAALLRQHPSIRAVIDLHRDTPADMTATVGGRKVARVTLVVATAVTSGLPHPGWRQNLAFAQTLARMMNERTPGLLDRILQVPSRRYNQELHPHALLVEVGSYHNTQEEADAAAELLAESLAEAVLAAGARSGPPAAEGRETP; from the coding sequence ATGCTGATAAGTGAACTCCCCCTGTTGAGCCGGGAGGCAGCCGCCCCGGCCGTCAGCGAGAGGCCCGGGGGCGCGGATCTCCCGGGCGGTGGCAGGCAACCGGCGCCCCCTGAGCCGCCCGCGCCTGCGCCGGAACCCCCGCGTCTGGTCCCCGGCGCGCCCGGGGAGCCTCTGGTGCTCATCTACCACTCCCACACGTCGGAAACGTACCGTGAGCCGGGCAGGGAGCTGCTGCCGGCCGCGAGCTACCACCGGTTCAACAGCCGCGAGACGGGCGTGGTGCGGGCGGGCGCGGCTCTGGCTCAGGCGCTGGAGGCCCGCGGGGTTCCCGCGCTGCACGACACAGGTGTCTACGACTACCCCTCCCACCCCAGCGCCTACCTGGAGTCCGGCCGGGCCGTGGCGGCGCTGCTGCGGCAGCACCCGTCGATCCGGGCCGTCATCGACCTCCACCGCGACACGCCGGCGGACATGACGGCCACCGTGGGCGGCCGGAAGGTGGCCCGGGTCACCCTGGTGGTGGCCACCGCCGTGACGTCCGGCTTGCCCCACCCGGGCTGGCGGCAGAACCTGGCGTTCGCCCAGACGCTGGCCCGGATGATGAACGAGCGGACGCCCGGTCTGCTCGACCGGATCCTGCAGGTGCCCAGCCGGAGGTACAACCAGGAGCTCCACCCGCACGCCCTGCTGGTGGAGGTGGGCTCGTACCACAACACCCAGGAGGAGGCCGACGCCGCCGCCGAGCTCCTGGCCGAGAGCCTGGCGGAAGCGGTGCTGGCCGCGGGCGCCCGCTCGGGCCCACCGGCGGCCGAGGGCCGGGAGACGCCCTAG
- the murJ gene encoding murein biosynthesis integral membrane protein MurJ: protein MSRAAGLARAASGTMVLILLSRLLGFVRERAVAEVFGRTWQTDAFRAAFHIPDLMYFLLVGGALSAAFIPVFSQYLATRDEEEAWRVASSFLNLVVGLLLLFAVLGMLFTPALAPLVAYRFTGQERELLIHLMRLMFPAVFLTALAGLGIGVQNAYQRFVFPMLGPIVYNLGIILGAYLLGPRIGIDGLAYGTVAGAFGNVLIQAPFVLRKARWRPILEWAHEGMREILRLMGPALIGLSVAQVNLIVSTNLASALSEGSITALNMANRLMQFPLGVFAMGISTVLFPSMSRLAALGRADALRDTFSRGLRIILFVTVPSAVGLAVLGEPLIRLLFQAGAFGARDTAATYEALLYYTPALIGLSGVQIVTRVFYSLHDTRTPVRVSLFALGTNTLLSLLFLHRTSMAHAGLALAYSITTLLNLGLYLLILRRRLRRIEGGRLARGTAASLAASGLMALAVWGVHGQVASRVDLATLSGRLVETLAPVAVGVVVYGLASLLLQGEETRSLLRLVRREKVTGAPEETG from the coding sequence TTGAGTAGAGCAGCCGGGCTGGCCCGGGCGGCCAGCGGCACCATGGTCCTCATCCTTCTCAGCCGCCTGCTGGGGTTCGTGCGCGAGCGGGCGGTGGCCGAGGTCTTCGGCCGCACGTGGCAGACCGACGCCTTCCGGGCCGCCTTCCACATCCCGGACCTCATGTACTTCCTCCTGGTGGGTGGGGCCCTGTCGGCCGCGTTCATCCCCGTCTTCTCCCAGTACCTGGCCACCCGCGACGAGGAGGAGGCCTGGCGGGTGGCCAGCTCCTTCCTCAACCTGGTGGTGGGCCTCCTGCTCCTCTTCGCCGTCCTGGGCATGCTCTTCACCCCGGCTCTGGCGCCGCTGGTGGCCTACCGCTTCACGGGCCAGGAGCGCGAGCTCCTCATCCACCTGATGCGCCTCATGTTCCCGGCGGTCTTCCTCACCGCGCTGGCGGGGCTGGGCATCGGGGTGCAGAACGCGTACCAGCGCTTCGTCTTCCCCATGCTGGGGCCCATCGTCTACAACCTGGGGATCATCCTGGGCGCGTACCTGCTGGGGCCCCGCATCGGCATCGACGGGCTGGCATACGGTACGGTGGCGGGCGCGTTCGGAAACGTCCTCATCCAGGCCCCCTTCGTGCTGCGCAAGGCCCGCTGGCGCCCCATCCTCGAGTGGGCCCACGAGGGCATGCGGGAGATCCTGCGGCTCATGGGGCCGGCACTCATCGGGCTCTCGGTGGCCCAGGTGAACCTCATCGTCAGCACCAACCTGGCCTCGGCCCTGAGCGAGGGGAGCATCACCGCCCTCAACATGGCGAACCGGCTCATGCAGTTCCCGCTGGGGGTCTTCGCCATGGGGATCTCCACCGTGCTCTTCCCCTCCATGAGCCGCCTGGCCGCCCTGGGCCGGGCGGACGCCCTGCGCGACACCTTCAGCCGGGGGCTGAGGATCATCCTCTTCGTCACCGTTCCGTCCGCGGTGGGGCTCGCGGTGCTGGGAGAGCCGCTCATCCGCCTGCTCTTCCAGGCAGGCGCCTTCGGTGCCCGCGACACCGCGGCCACCTACGAGGCCCTGCTCTACTATACCCCGGCGCTCATCGGCCTCTCGGGCGTCCAGATCGTCACCCGGGTCTTCTACAGCCTTCACGACACCCGCACCCCCGTGCGGGTAAGCCTCTTCGCCCTGGGCACGAACACACTGCTCAGCCTCCTCTTCCTGCACCGTACCTCCATGGCCCACGCCGGCCTGGCCCTGGCCTACTCCATCACCACCCTGCTCAATCTGGGGCTTTATCTTCTCATCCTGCGCCGGCGCCTGAGACGGATCGAGGGCGGCAGGCTCGCCCGGGGCACCGCCGCGAGCCTGGCGGCCTCAGGCCTGATGGCCCTGGCGGTCTGGGGGGTGCACGGCCAGGTGGCCTCCCGGGTGGATCTGGCCACCCTGAGCGGCCGGTTGGTGGAGACGCTGGCCCCGGTGGCCGTGGGCGTGGTCGTCTACGGGCTGGCGAGCCTGCTCCTTCAGGGGGAGGAGACCCGCTCCCTTCTCAGGCTCGTCCGCCGCGAGAAGGTGACAGGAGCCCCGGAGGAGACCGGTTAG
- the lepA gene encoding translation elongation factor 4 yields the protein MTSRERLRNFCIIAHIDHGKSTLADRLLERTGTIDPRRMTEQVLDTMDLERERGITIKMQAVRLNYRRPDGEGYVLNLIDTPGHVDFSYEVSRSLAACEGALLVIDASQGIEAQTLANLYLALEHDLEIIPVINKIDLPNADPDKVIRELEESVGLDASGALRVSAKTGEGVDQVLEAIVERVPPPKGAPEAPLRALVFDSHFDSYRGVVAYVRVVEGALRRGDTIRLMQTGRDFEVSDLAVFRPALVAVEELAAGEVGAVMASMKDVTDCRVGDTVTLAARPAREPLPGYQPAKPMVYCGLYPVENEAFEDLRDALARLQLNDAALVYEPETSVALGFGFRCGFLGLLHMEIIQERLEREFRLDLVTTAPSVVYRVVSRKGETVEVRNPAELPDPARIEEIQEPFVHATILTPQEYIGPIMELCQERRGEFLTLEYVGPERARLEYRLPLAEILLEFFDRLKSRSRGYASLDYRFDGYRASSLVKLEVLIGGKPVDALSAIVHREKAYERGRQLTQKLREVIPRQLFEVPIQAAIGGRVIARETVRALRKDVLAKCYGGDITRKRKLLEKQKEGKRRMKHLGNVEVPQEAFMAVLRID from the coding sequence ATGACGTCACGGGAGCGCCTTCGCAACTTCTGTATCATTGCCCACATCGACCACGGCAAGTCCACCCTGGCCGACCGCCTGCTGGAGCGGACGGGCACCATCGATCCGCGCAGGATGACCGAGCAGGTCCTGGACACCATGGACCTGGAGCGGGAGCGGGGCATCACCATCAAGATGCAGGCCGTACGCCTCAACTACCGGCGGCCCGACGGGGAGGGGTACGTCCTCAACCTCATCGACACCCCGGGGCACGTGGACTTCTCCTACGAGGTCTCCCGCAGCCTGGCCGCCTGCGAGGGCGCGCTCCTGGTGATCGACGCGTCCCAGGGCATCGAGGCCCAGACCCTGGCCAACCTCTACCTGGCCCTGGAGCACGACCTGGAGATCATCCCCGTCATCAACAAGATCGACCTCCCCAACGCCGACCCCGACAAGGTCATACGCGAGCTGGAGGAGAGCGTGGGGCTCGACGCTTCAGGCGCGCTCCGGGTGAGCGCCAAGACGGGCGAGGGGGTAGACCAGGTCCTGGAGGCCATCGTCGAGCGGGTCCCCCCGCCCAAAGGCGCCCCGGAGGCGCCCCTGCGGGCCCTGGTCTTCGACTCCCACTTCGACAGCTACCGGGGTGTGGTGGCCTACGTGCGGGTGGTGGAGGGCGCCCTCCGGCGGGGCGATACCATCCGGCTCATGCAGACGGGGCGCGACTTTGAGGTGAGCGACCTGGCCGTCTTCCGGCCGGCGCTGGTGGCGGTGGAGGAGCTGGCCGCGGGCGAGGTGGGGGCGGTCATGGCCAGCATGAAAGACGTCACCGACTGCCGGGTGGGTGACACGGTCACCCTGGCCGCCCGGCCCGCCCGGGAGCCGCTGCCCGGCTACCAGCCCGCGAAGCCCATGGTCTACTGCGGTCTCTACCCTGTGGAGAACGAGGCCTTCGAAGACCTGCGCGACGCCCTCGCCCGGCTCCAGCTCAACGACGCCGCCCTGGTCTACGAGCCCGAGACCTCGGTGGCGCTGGGCTTCGGCTTCCGGTGCGGCTTCCTGGGGCTCCTGCACATGGAGATCATCCAGGAACGGCTGGAGCGCGAGTTCCGGTTGGACCTGGTGACCACCGCACCCAGCGTCGTCTACCGGGTGGTGAGCCGGAAGGGCGAGACGGTGGAGGTGCGGAACCCGGCCGAGCTCCCCGACCCGGCGCGCATCGAGGAGATCCAGGAGCCCTTCGTGCACGCGACCATCCTGACGCCCCAGGAGTACATCGGGCCCATCATGGAGCTCTGCCAGGAGCGCCGGGGGGAGTTCCTCACCCTGGAGTACGTGGGGCCCGAGCGGGCCCGCCTGGAGTACCGCCTGCCCCTGGCCGAGATCCTGCTCGAGTTCTTCGACCGGCTCAAGTCCCGATCCCGGGGCTACGCCTCGCTGGACTACCGCTTCGACGGCTATCGGGCCTCTTCCCTGGTGAAGCTCGAGGTGCTCATCGGCGGCAAGCCCGTGGACGCCCTCTCGGCCATCGTCCACCGGGAGAAGGCGTACGAGCGGGGCCGCCAGCTGACCCAGAAGCTGCGGGAGGTCATTCCCCGCCAGCTCTTCGAGGTGCCCATCCAGGCGGCCATCGGGGGGCGGGTGATCGCCCGGGAGACGGTGCGGGCCCTGCGGAAGGACGTGCTGGCCAAGTGCTACGGCGGCGACATCACTCGCAAGCGGAAGCTCCTGGAGAAACAGAAGGAGGGCAAGCGGCGGATGAAGCACCTGGGCAACGTGGAAGTGCCGCAGGAGGCCTTCATGGCCGTCCTGCGCATCGATTGA
- a CDS encoding L,D-transpeptidase family protein, producing the protein MDPRGNRRLIRMVGAGLLLVCSAWTAAPALAQEPGDEAPSYGPGETLCGEPMVLRLGEPAATDPDVRTLQERLRDLGWYDGPLDGHFGPQTAEAVRRFQQGAGLDPTGMVTGATWRALAGDMVLPAAAGPSEAPRGELSIVIDTNERTLTLFSDGKPYKAYPVAVGTGETPSPVGEWLIVHKDSGWGDGFGTRWLGLNVPWGIYGIHGTNKPWSIGTRASHGCIRMFNRDVEELHRWVPLRTPVRIVGPQPKLRFDRALQPGATGTDVVQVQLRLKELGFDLGLADGRYGPKTEEAVRALQRFYGLPEDGRTYDDVYFVLGLRRVP; encoded by the coding sequence ATGGATCCCCGCGGCAACCGGCGGCTCATCCGGATGGTGGGGGCGGGCCTCCTGCTGGTCTGCTCGGCATGGACGGCGGCACCGGCGCTCGCCCAGGAGCCCGGCGACGAAGCCCCTTCATACGGTCCGGGTGAGACCCTCTGTGGGGAACCAATGGTGCTGCGTCTGGGCGAGCCCGCCGCGACCGATCCCGACGTGCGGACCCTCCAGGAACGCCTGCGGGACCTGGGGTGGTACGACGGCCCCCTCGACGGGCACTTCGGACCCCAGACCGCCGAGGCGGTCCGGCGGTTCCAGCAGGGCGCGGGCCTGGACCCCACCGGGATGGTGACCGGCGCCACCTGGAGGGCGCTGGCCGGCGACATGGTCCTTCCCGCCGCGGCCGGCCCCTCCGAGGCCCCCCGGGGAGAGCTTTCGATTGTGATCGACACGAACGAGCGGACCCTCACGCTCTTCAGCGACGGCAAGCCGTACAAGGCGTACCCGGTGGCGGTGGGGACCGGGGAGACGCCCAGCCCCGTCGGCGAGTGGCTCATCGTCCACAAGGACTCGGGGTGGGGGGACGGCTTCGGCACCCGGTGGCTCGGCTTGAACGTGCCCTGGGGCATCTACGGAATCCACGGGACCAACAAGCCCTGGTCCATCGGCACGCGGGCCAGCCACGGCTGCATCCGCATGTTCAACCGGGACGTGGAGGAGCTCCACCGCTGGGTGCCCCTGCGCACGCCGGTGCGCATCGTGGGGCCCCAGCCCAAGCTTCGCTTCGACCGCGCCCTGCAGCCGGGCGCCACCGGCACGGACGTGGTCCAGGTGCAGCTGCGGCTGAAGGAGCTCGGGTTCGATCTGGGCCTCGCGGACGGGCGGTACGGGCCCAAGACGGAGGAGGCCGTGCGGGCGCTCCAGCGCTTCTACGGCCTTCCCGAGGACGGGCGGACCTACGACGACGTCTACTTCGTGCTGGGTCTGAGACGGGTGCCCTGA